From the genome of Globicephala melas chromosome 11, mGloMel1.2, whole genome shotgun sequence, one region includes:
- the ITIH3 gene encoding inter-alpha-trypsin inhibitor heavy chain H3 isoform X5, with protein sequence MASARWPCLILALLSGVAVSGFPRRLCRLLGKRSLPEGVVDGIEVYGTKVHCKVTSRFAHNVVTTRAVNHADTAKEVSFNVELPKTAFITNFTLTIDGVTYPGNVKEKEVAKKQYEKAVSQGKTAGLVKASGRKLEKFTVSVNVAAGSKVTFELTYEELLKRHKGKYEMYLKVQPKQLVKHFEITADIFEPQGISTLDAEASFITNDLLSSALTKSFSGKKGHVSFKPSLDQQRSCPTCTDSLLKGDFIITYDVNRESPANVQIVNGYFVHFFAPQGLPVVPKNVVFVIDVSGSMHGRKMEQTKDALLKILEDVKEDDYLNFILFSGGVTTWKDTLVQATPENIQEARKFVMNIRDQGMTNINDALLKGISMLNKAREEYRVLERSTSIVIMLTDGDANVGESRPEKIQENVRNAIGGKFPLYNLGFGNNLNYNFLERMALENHGLARRIYEDSDANVQLQGFYEEVANPLLTDVEVEYPENAILDLTQSSYQHFYDGSEIVVAGRLSDEDMNSFKADVKGHGAINDLTFTEELDMKEMEKALKERDYIFGNYIERLWAYLTIEQLLEKCKNAHGEEKENLTAQALDLSLKYHFVTPLTSMVVTKPEDNENKTAIADKPGEGPVDAEANYQPPQTPYYVDGDPHFIIQVPEKDDAICFNIDEDPGTVLRLIQDPVTGLTVNGQIIGEKRSSLDSQTRKTYFGKLGIANAQMDFQIEVTPERITLWHGAAQSTFSWLDTVTVTQDGLSVTIDKKNMVVSFGDGLTFVVVLHQVWKKQPIHHDFLGFYVVDSHRMSAQTHGLLGQFFHPFDFKVSDVHPGSDPTKPDATMVVKNHRLTVTRGSQKDYRKDVSVGTKVACWFVHNNGQGLIDGVHSDYIVPSLF encoded by the exons ATGGCGTCTGCTCGGTGGCCCTGCCTCATCTTGGCTCTGCTCTCCGGTGTGGCGGTCTCTGGCTTCCCTAGAAGATTATGCCGGCTACTCGGG AAACGGAGCCTCCCGGAAGGG GTGGTCGATGGCATCGAAGTCTACGGCACCAAGGTCCACTGCAAGGTGACCTCCCGCTTCGCTCACAATGTCGTCACCACCAGGGCCGTCAACCACGCAGACACTGCCAAGGAGGTTTCTTTCAATGTGGAGCTGCCCAAGACAGCCTTCATCACCAACTTCACCTT GACCATTGATGGTGTTACCTACCCTGGGAATGTCAAAGAGAAGGAAGTTGCCAAGAAGCAGTATGAAAAGGCCGTGTCCCAGGGCAAGACAGCTGGCTTGGTCAA GGCCTCTGGGAGGAAGCTGGAGAAATTCACCGTCTCAGTCAATGTGGCTGCAGGCAGCAAGGTCACCTTTGAGCTAACCTACgaggagctgctgaagaggcacaAGGGCAAGTACGAGATGTACCTCAAGGTCCAGCCCAAGCAACTGGTCAAGCACTTTGAG ATCACAGCAGACATCTTCGAGCCCCAGGGCATCAGTACGCTGGATGCTGAAGCCTCATTCATCACCAATGACCTCTTGAGCAGCGCTCTCACCAAGTCCTTCTCAGGGAAAAAG GGCCACGTGTCCTTCAAGCCCAGCTTGGATCAACAACGTTCATGCCCAACCTGCACGGACTCCCTCCTCAAAGGAGATTTTATCATCACCTATGACGTGAACAGAGAGTCTCCAGCCAATGTGCAG aTCGTCAATGGCTACTTCGTGCACTTCTTTGCACCTCAAGGCCTTCCGGTGGTGCCCAAGAACGTGGTCTTCGTGATTGACGTCAGTGGCTCCATGCACGGTCGGAAAATGGAGCAG ACAAAGGATGCCCTCCTCAAAATTCTGGAGGATGTGAAAGAGGATGACTACCTGAATTTCATCCTGTTCAGTGGAGGTGTGACCACTTGGAAAGACACTTTAGTTCAAGCCACTCCTGAGAACATCCAGGAGGCCAGGAAATTTGTGATGAATATTCGTGACCAAGGAA TGACCAACATCAACGACGCGCTGCTGAAGGGCATCAGTATGCTGAACAAGGCCCGGGAGGAGTACAGAGTCCTGGAGAGGAGCACCTCCATTGTCATCATGTTGACCGACGGGGACGCCAATGTGG GTGAAAGCAGACCTGAAAAAATCCAAGAGAATGTGCGGAATGCCATTGGTGGCAAGTTCCCCTTATATAACCTGGGCTTTGGCAACAATCTGAATTATAACTTCCTGGAGCGTATGGCCCTGGAGAACCACGGGCTTGCCCGCCGCATTTATGAGGATTCCGATGCCAATGTGCAGTTGCAG GGCTTCTATGAGGAGGTGGCCAACCCGCTGCTGACAGATGTGGAGGTGGAGTACCCTGAGAACGCCATCCTGGACCTCACCCAGAGCAGTTACCAGCACTTCTACGACGGCTCTGAGATTGTGGTGGCTGGGCGCCTTTCAGATGAGGACATGAACAGCTTTAAGGCGGACGTGAAGGGCCACGGG gccatCAACGACCTGACATTCACTGAGGAGCTGGACATGAAGGAGATGGAGAAGGCCCTGAAGGAGCGGGACTACATTTTTGGGAACTACATTGAGCGGCTCTGGGCCTACCTCACTATCGAGCAGCTGCTGGAGAAATG cAAGAATGCCCATGGCGAGGAGAAGGAGAACCTCACAGCCCAGGCCTTGGACCTGTCCCTCAAGTACCACTTCGTGACTCCACTGACCTCCATGGTGGTGACCAAGCCTGAGGACAACGAGAACAAGACAGCCATTGCCGACAAGCCTGGGGAAG ggcctgTGGATGCAGAAG CCAACTACCAGCCTCCCCAGACACCCTACTACG TGGATGGGGACCCCCACTTCATCATCCAAGTTCCAGAGAAGGATGATGCCATCTGCTTCAACATTGACGAAGACCCAGGCACAGTGCTGCGCCTCATTCAGGACCCTGTCACAG GCCTCACAGTTAACGGGCAGATCATTGGTGAGAAGAGAAGCAGCCTGGACTCCCAGACCAGAAAGACTTACTTTGGCAAGCTGGGCATTGCCAATGCTCAGATGGACTTCCAGATTGAGGTGACACCGGAGAGGATCACCCTGTGGCATGGGGCTGCACAGAGCACGTTCAGCTGGCTGGACACGGTCACGGTCACACAGGATGG ACTGTCTGTGACGATCGACAAGAAGAACATGGTGGTCTCCTTTGGAGATGGGCTTACTTTTGTGGTTGTCTTGCATCAGGTGTGGAAGAAACAGCCCATCCACCATGACTTCCTGGGCTTCTATGTGGTGGACAGTCATCGGATGTCAGCACAGACACATGGGCTGCTGG GACAATTCTTCCACCCCTTTGACTTTAAAGTGTCTGACGTCCACCCAGGCTCTGACCCCACAAAGCCAGATGCCACAATGGTGGTGAAGAACCATCGGCTGACAGTTACCCG gGGCTCCCAGAAGGACTACAGGAAGGACGTCAGCGTTGGCACAAAAGTTGCCTGCTGGTTCGTCCACAACAATGGGCAAGGGCTGATTGATGGCGTCCACAGCGACTACATTGTCCCCAGCCTGTTCTGA
- the ITIH3 gene encoding inter-alpha-trypsin inhibitor heavy chain H3 isoform X2, with translation MASARWPCLILALLSGVAVSGFPRRLCRLLGKRSLPEGVVDGIEVYGTKVHCKVTSRFAHNVVTTRAVNHADTAKEVSFNVELPKTAFITNFTLTIDGVTYPGNVKEKEVAKKQYEKAVSQGKTAGLVKASGRKLEKFTVSVNVAAGSKVTFELTYEELLKRHKGKYEMYLKVQPKQLVKHFEITADIFEPQGISTLDAEASFITNDLLSSALTKSFSGKKGHVSFKPSLDQQRSCPTCTDSLLKGDFIITYDVNRESPANVQIVNGYFVHFFAPQGLPVVPKNVVFVIDVSGSMHGRKMEQTKDALLKILEDVKEDDYLNFILFSGGVTTWKDTLVQATPENIQEARKFVMNIRDQGMTNINDALLKGISMLNKAREEYRVLERSTSIVIMLTDGDANVGESRPEKIQENVRNAIGGKFPLYNLGFGNNLNYNFLERMALENHGLARRIYEDSDANVQLQGFYEEVANPLLTDVEVEYPENAILDLTQSSYQHFYDGSEIVVAGRLSDEDMNSFKADVKGHGAINDLTFTEELDMKEMEKALKERDYIFGNYIERLWAYLTIEQLLEKCKNAHGEEKENLTAQALDLSLKYHFVTPLTSMVVTKPEDNENKTAIADKPGEGGHGGPVIPSMAYLTNYQPPQTPYYVDGDPHFIIQVPEKDDAICFNIDEDPGTVLRLIQDPVTGLTVNGQIIGEKRSSLDSQTRKTYFGKLGIANAQMDFQIEVTPERITLWHGAAQSTFSWLDTVTVTQDGYDLLFSPRLSVTIDKKNMVVSFGDGLTFVVVLHQVWKKQPIHHDFLGFYVVDSHRMSAQTHGLLGQFFHPFDFKVSDVHPGSDPTKPDATMVVKNHRLTVTRGSQKDYRKDVSVGTKVACWFVHNNGQGLIDGVHSDYIVPSLF, from the exons ATGGCGTCTGCTCGGTGGCCCTGCCTCATCTTGGCTCTGCTCTCCGGTGTGGCGGTCTCTGGCTTCCCTAGAAGATTATGCCGGCTACTCGGG AAACGGAGCCTCCCGGAAGGG GTGGTCGATGGCATCGAAGTCTACGGCACCAAGGTCCACTGCAAGGTGACCTCCCGCTTCGCTCACAATGTCGTCACCACCAGGGCCGTCAACCACGCAGACACTGCCAAGGAGGTTTCTTTCAATGTGGAGCTGCCCAAGACAGCCTTCATCACCAACTTCACCTT GACCATTGATGGTGTTACCTACCCTGGGAATGTCAAAGAGAAGGAAGTTGCCAAGAAGCAGTATGAAAAGGCCGTGTCCCAGGGCAAGACAGCTGGCTTGGTCAA GGCCTCTGGGAGGAAGCTGGAGAAATTCACCGTCTCAGTCAATGTGGCTGCAGGCAGCAAGGTCACCTTTGAGCTAACCTACgaggagctgctgaagaggcacaAGGGCAAGTACGAGATGTACCTCAAGGTCCAGCCCAAGCAACTGGTCAAGCACTTTGAG ATCACAGCAGACATCTTCGAGCCCCAGGGCATCAGTACGCTGGATGCTGAAGCCTCATTCATCACCAATGACCTCTTGAGCAGCGCTCTCACCAAGTCCTTCTCAGGGAAAAAG GGCCACGTGTCCTTCAAGCCCAGCTTGGATCAACAACGTTCATGCCCAACCTGCACGGACTCCCTCCTCAAAGGAGATTTTATCATCACCTATGACGTGAACAGAGAGTCTCCAGCCAATGTGCAG aTCGTCAATGGCTACTTCGTGCACTTCTTTGCACCTCAAGGCCTTCCGGTGGTGCCCAAGAACGTGGTCTTCGTGATTGACGTCAGTGGCTCCATGCACGGTCGGAAAATGGAGCAG ACAAAGGATGCCCTCCTCAAAATTCTGGAGGATGTGAAAGAGGATGACTACCTGAATTTCATCCTGTTCAGTGGAGGTGTGACCACTTGGAAAGACACTTTAGTTCAAGCCACTCCTGAGAACATCCAGGAGGCCAGGAAATTTGTGATGAATATTCGTGACCAAGGAA TGACCAACATCAACGACGCGCTGCTGAAGGGCATCAGTATGCTGAACAAGGCCCGGGAGGAGTACAGAGTCCTGGAGAGGAGCACCTCCATTGTCATCATGTTGACCGACGGGGACGCCAATGTGG GTGAAAGCAGACCTGAAAAAATCCAAGAGAATGTGCGGAATGCCATTGGTGGCAAGTTCCCCTTATATAACCTGGGCTTTGGCAACAATCTGAATTATAACTTCCTGGAGCGTATGGCCCTGGAGAACCACGGGCTTGCCCGCCGCATTTATGAGGATTCCGATGCCAATGTGCAGTTGCAG GGCTTCTATGAGGAGGTGGCCAACCCGCTGCTGACAGATGTGGAGGTGGAGTACCCTGAGAACGCCATCCTGGACCTCACCCAGAGCAGTTACCAGCACTTCTACGACGGCTCTGAGATTGTGGTGGCTGGGCGCCTTTCAGATGAGGACATGAACAGCTTTAAGGCGGACGTGAAGGGCCACGGG gccatCAACGACCTGACATTCACTGAGGAGCTGGACATGAAGGAGATGGAGAAGGCCCTGAAGGAGCGGGACTACATTTTTGGGAACTACATTGAGCGGCTCTGGGCCTACCTCACTATCGAGCAGCTGCTGGAGAAATG cAAGAATGCCCATGGCGAGGAGAAGGAGAACCTCACAGCCCAGGCCTTGGACCTGTCCCTCAAGTACCACTTCGTGACTCCACTGACCTCCATGGTGGTGACCAAGCCTGAGGACAACGAGAACAAGACAGCCATTGCCGACAAGCCTGGGGAAGGTGGGCACGGAGG CCCCG TGATCCCCTCCATGGCTTACCTGA CCAACTACCAGCCTCCCCAGACACCCTACTACG TGGATGGGGACCCCCACTTCATCATCCAAGTTCCAGAGAAGGATGATGCCATCTGCTTCAACATTGACGAAGACCCAGGCACAGTGCTGCGCCTCATTCAGGACCCTGTCACAG GCCTCACAGTTAACGGGCAGATCATTGGTGAGAAGAGAAGCAGCCTGGACTCCCAGACCAGAAAGACTTACTTTGGCAAGCTGGGCATTGCCAATGCTCAGATGGACTTCCAGATTGAGGTGACACCGGAGAGGATCACCCTGTGGCATGGGGCTGCACAGAGCACGTTCAGCTGGCTGGACACGGTCACGGTCACACAGGATGGGTA tgacctcctcttctctcctagACTGTCTGTGACGATCGACAAGAAGAACATGGTGGTCTCCTTTGGAGATGGGCTTACTTTTGTGGTTGTCTTGCATCAGGTGTGGAAGAAACAGCCCATCCACCATGACTTCCTGGGCTTCTATGTGGTGGACAGTCATCGGATGTCAGCACAGACACATGGGCTGCTGG GACAATTCTTCCACCCCTTTGACTTTAAAGTGTCTGACGTCCACCCAGGCTCTGACCCCACAAAGCCAGATGCCACAATGGTGGTGAAGAACCATCGGCTGACAGTTACCCG gGGCTCCCAGAAGGACTACAGGAAGGACGTCAGCGTTGGCACAAAAGTTGCCTGCTGGTTCGTCCACAACAATGGGCAAGGGCTGATTGATGGCGTCCACAGCGACTACATTGTCCCCAGCCTGTTCTGA
- the ITIH3 gene encoding inter-alpha-trypsin inhibitor heavy chain H3 isoform X3, producing MASARWPCLILALLSGVAVSGFPRRLCRLLGKRSLPEGVVDGIEVYGTKVHCKVTSRFAHNVVTTRAVNHADTAKEVSFNVELPKTAFITNFTLTIDGVTYPGNVKEKEVAKKQYEKAVSQGKTAGLVKASGRKLEKFTVSVNVAAGSKVTFELTYEELLKRHKGKYEMYLKVQPKQLVKHFEITADIFEPQGISTLDAEASFITNDLLSSALTKSFSGKKGHVSFKPSLDQQRSCPTCTDSLLKGDFIITYDVNRESPANVQIVNGYFVHFFAPQGLPVVPKNVVFVIDVSGSMHGRKMEQTKDALLKILEDVKEDDYLNFILFSGGVTTWKDTLVQATPENIQEARKFVMNIRDQGMTNINDALLKGISMLNKAREEYRVLERSTSIVIMLTDGDANVGESRPEKIQENVRNAIGGKFPLYNLGFGNNLNYNFLERMALENHGLARRIYEDSDANVQLQGFYEEVANPLLTDVEVEYPENAILDLTQSSYQHFYDGSEIVVAGRLSDEDMNSFKADVKGHGAINDLTFTEELDMKEMEKALKERDYIFGNYIERLWAYLTIEQLLEKCKNAHGEEKENLTAQALDLSLKYHFVTPLTSMVVTKPEDNENKTAIADKPGEVIPSMAYLTNYQPPQTPYYVDGDPHFIIQVPEKDDAICFNIDEDPGTVLRLIQDPVTGLTVNGQIIGEKRSSLDSQTRKTYFGKLGIANAQMDFQIEVTPERITLWHGAAQSTFSWLDTVTVTQDGLSVTIDKKNMVVSFGDGLTFVVVLHQVWKKQPIHHDFLGFYVVDSHRMSAQTHGLLGQFFHPFDFKVSDVHPGSDPTKPDATMVVKNHRLTVTRGSQKDYRKDVSVGTKVACWFVHNNGQGLIDGVHSDYIVPSLF from the exons ATGGCGTCTGCTCGGTGGCCCTGCCTCATCTTGGCTCTGCTCTCCGGTGTGGCGGTCTCTGGCTTCCCTAGAAGATTATGCCGGCTACTCGGG AAACGGAGCCTCCCGGAAGGG GTGGTCGATGGCATCGAAGTCTACGGCACCAAGGTCCACTGCAAGGTGACCTCCCGCTTCGCTCACAATGTCGTCACCACCAGGGCCGTCAACCACGCAGACACTGCCAAGGAGGTTTCTTTCAATGTGGAGCTGCCCAAGACAGCCTTCATCACCAACTTCACCTT GACCATTGATGGTGTTACCTACCCTGGGAATGTCAAAGAGAAGGAAGTTGCCAAGAAGCAGTATGAAAAGGCCGTGTCCCAGGGCAAGACAGCTGGCTTGGTCAA GGCCTCTGGGAGGAAGCTGGAGAAATTCACCGTCTCAGTCAATGTGGCTGCAGGCAGCAAGGTCACCTTTGAGCTAACCTACgaggagctgctgaagaggcacaAGGGCAAGTACGAGATGTACCTCAAGGTCCAGCCCAAGCAACTGGTCAAGCACTTTGAG ATCACAGCAGACATCTTCGAGCCCCAGGGCATCAGTACGCTGGATGCTGAAGCCTCATTCATCACCAATGACCTCTTGAGCAGCGCTCTCACCAAGTCCTTCTCAGGGAAAAAG GGCCACGTGTCCTTCAAGCCCAGCTTGGATCAACAACGTTCATGCCCAACCTGCACGGACTCCCTCCTCAAAGGAGATTTTATCATCACCTATGACGTGAACAGAGAGTCTCCAGCCAATGTGCAG aTCGTCAATGGCTACTTCGTGCACTTCTTTGCACCTCAAGGCCTTCCGGTGGTGCCCAAGAACGTGGTCTTCGTGATTGACGTCAGTGGCTCCATGCACGGTCGGAAAATGGAGCAG ACAAAGGATGCCCTCCTCAAAATTCTGGAGGATGTGAAAGAGGATGACTACCTGAATTTCATCCTGTTCAGTGGAGGTGTGACCACTTGGAAAGACACTTTAGTTCAAGCCACTCCTGAGAACATCCAGGAGGCCAGGAAATTTGTGATGAATATTCGTGACCAAGGAA TGACCAACATCAACGACGCGCTGCTGAAGGGCATCAGTATGCTGAACAAGGCCCGGGAGGAGTACAGAGTCCTGGAGAGGAGCACCTCCATTGTCATCATGTTGACCGACGGGGACGCCAATGTGG GTGAAAGCAGACCTGAAAAAATCCAAGAGAATGTGCGGAATGCCATTGGTGGCAAGTTCCCCTTATATAACCTGGGCTTTGGCAACAATCTGAATTATAACTTCCTGGAGCGTATGGCCCTGGAGAACCACGGGCTTGCCCGCCGCATTTATGAGGATTCCGATGCCAATGTGCAGTTGCAG GGCTTCTATGAGGAGGTGGCCAACCCGCTGCTGACAGATGTGGAGGTGGAGTACCCTGAGAACGCCATCCTGGACCTCACCCAGAGCAGTTACCAGCACTTCTACGACGGCTCTGAGATTGTGGTGGCTGGGCGCCTTTCAGATGAGGACATGAACAGCTTTAAGGCGGACGTGAAGGGCCACGGG gccatCAACGACCTGACATTCACTGAGGAGCTGGACATGAAGGAGATGGAGAAGGCCCTGAAGGAGCGGGACTACATTTTTGGGAACTACATTGAGCGGCTCTGGGCCTACCTCACTATCGAGCAGCTGCTGGAGAAATG cAAGAATGCCCATGGCGAGGAGAAGGAGAACCTCACAGCCCAGGCCTTGGACCTGTCCCTCAAGTACCACTTCGTGACTCCACTGACCTCCATGGTGGTGACCAAGCCTGAGGACAACGAGAACAAGACAGCCATTGCCGACAAGCCTGGGGAAG TGATCCCCTCCATGGCTTACCTGA CCAACTACCAGCCTCCCCAGACACCCTACTACG TGGATGGGGACCCCCACTTCATCATCCAAGTTCCAGAGAAGGATGATGCCATCTGCTTCAACATTGACGAAGACCCAGGCACAGTGCTGCGCCTCATTCAGGACCCTGTCACAG GCCTCACAGTTAACGGGCAGATCATTGGTGAGAAGAGAAGCAGCCTGGACTCCCAGACCAGAAAGACTTACTTTGGCAAGCTGGGCATTGCCAATGCTCAGATGGACTTCCAGATTGAGGTGACACCGGAGAGGATCACCCTGTGGCATGGGGCTGCACAGAGCACGTTCAGCTGGCTGGACACGGTCACGGTCACACAGGATGG ACTGTCTGTGACGATCGACAAGAAGAACATGGTGGTCTCCTTTGGAGATGGGCTTACTTTTGTGGTTGTCTTGCATCAGGTGTGGAAGAAACAGCCCATCCACCATGACTTCCTGGGCTTCTATGTGGTGGACAGTCATCGGATGTCAGCACAGACACATGGGCTGCTGG GACAATTCTTCCACCCCTTTGACTTTAAAGTGTCTGACGTCCACCCAGGCTCTGACCCCACAAAGCCAGATGCCACAATGGTGGTGAAGAACCATCGGCTGACAGTTACCCG gGGCTCCCAGAAGGACTACAGGAAGGACGTCAGCGTTGGCACAAAAGTTGCCTGCTGGTTCGTCCACAACAATGGGCAAGGGCTGATTGATGGCGTCCACAGCGACTACATTGTCCCCAGCCTGTTCTGA
- the ITIH3 gene encoding inter-alpha-trypsin inhibitor heavy chain H3 isoform X4 gives MASARWPCLILALLSGVAVSGFPRRLCRLLGKRSLPEGVVDGIEVYGTKVHCKVTSRFAHNVVTTRAVNHADTAKEVSFNVELPKTAFITNFTLTIDGVTYPGNVKEKEVAKKQYEKAVSQGKTAGLVKASGRKLEKFTVSVNVAAGSKVTFELTYEELLKRHKGKYEMYLKVQPKQLVKHFEITADIFEPQGISTLDAEASFITNDLLSSALTKSFSGKKGHVSFKPSLDQQRSCPTCTDSLLKGDFIITYDVNRESPANVQIVNGYFVHFFAPQGLPVVPKNVVFVIDVSGSMHGRKMEQTKDALLKILEDVKEDDYLNFILFSGGVTTWKDTLVQATPENIQEARKFVMNIRDQGMTNINDALLKGISMLNKAREEYRVLERSTSIVIMLTDGDANVGESRPEKIQENVRNAIGGKFPLYNLGFGNNLNYNFLERMALENHGLARRIYEDSDANVQLQGFYEEVANPLLTDVEVEYPENAILDLTQSSYQHFYDGSEIVVAGRLSDEDMNSFKADVKGHGAINDLTFTEELDMKEMEKALKERDYIFGNYIERLWAYLTIEQLLEKCKNAHGEEKENLTAQALDLSLKYHFVTPLTSMVVTKPEDNENKTAIADKPGEGGHGGPVIPSMAYLTNYQPPQTPYYVDGDPHFIIQVPEKDDAICFNIDEDPGTVLRLIQDPVTGLTVNGQIIGEKRSSLDSQTRKTYFGKLGIANAQMDFQIEVTPERITLWHGAAQSTFSWLDTVTVTQDGLSVTIDKKNMVVSFGDGLTFVVVLHQVWKKQPIHHDFLGFYVVDSHRMSAQTHGLLGQFFHPFDFKVSDVHPGSDPTKPDATMVVKNHRLTVTRGSQKDYRKDVSVGTKVACWFVHNNGQGLIDGVHSDYIVPSLF, from the exons ATGGCGTCTGCTCGGTGGCCCTGCCTCATCTTGGCTCTGCTCTCCGGTGTGGCGGTCTCTGGCTTCCCTAGAAGATTATGCCGGCTACTCGGG AAACGGAGCCTCCCGGAAGGG GTGGTCGATGGCATCGAAGTCTACGGCACCAAGGTCCACTGCAAGGTGACCTCCCGCTTCGCTCACAATGTCGTCACCACCAGGGCCGTCAACCACGCAGACACTGCCAAGGAGGTTTCTTTCAATGTGGAGCTGCCCAAGACAGCCTTCATCACCAACTTCACCTT GACCATTGATGGTGTTACCTACCCTGGGAATGTCAAAGAGAAGGAAGTTGCCAAGAAGCAGTATGAAAAGGCCGTGTCCCAGGGCAAGACAGCTGGCTTGGTCAA GGCCTCTGGGAGGAAGCTGGAGAAATTCACCGTCTCAGTCAATGTGGCTGCAGGCAGCAAGGTCACCTTTGAGCTAACCTACgaggagctgctgaagaggcacaAGGGCAAGTACGAGATGTACCTCAAGGTCCAGCCCAAGCAACTGGTCAAGCACTTTGAG ATCACAGCAGACATCTTCGAGCCCCAGGGCATCAGTACGCTGGATGCTGAAGCCTCATTCATCACCAATGACCTCTTGAGCAGCGCTCTCACCAAGTCCTTCTCAGGGAAAAAG GGCCACGTGTCCTTCAAGCCCAGCTTGGATCAACAACGTTCATGCCCAACCTGCACGGACTCCCTCCTCAAAGGAGATTTTATCATCACCTATGACGTGAACAGAGAGTCTCCAGCCAATGTGCAG aTCGTCAATGGCTACTTCGTGCACTTCTTTGCACCTCAAGGCCTTCCGGTGGTGCCCAAGAACGTGGTCTTCGTGATTGACGTCAGTGGCTCCATGCACGGTCGGAAAATGGAGCAG ACAAAGGATGCCCTCCTCAAAATTCTGGAGGATGTGAAAGAGGATGACTACCTGAATTTCATCCTGTTCAGTGGAGGTGTGACCACTTGGAAAGACACTTTAGTTCAAGCCACTCCTGAGAACATCCAGGAGGCCAGGAAATTTGTGATGAATATTCGTGACCAAGGAA TGACCAACATCAACGACGCGCTGCTGAAGGGCATCAGTATGCTGAACAAGGCCCGGGAGGAGTACAGAGTCCTGGAGAGGAGCACCTCCATTGTCATCATGTTGACCGACGGGGACGCCAATGTGG GTGAAAGCAGACCTGAAAAAATCCAAGAGAATGTGCGGAATGCCATTGGTGGCAAGTTCCCCTTATATAACCTGGGCTTTGGCAACAATCTGAATTATAACTTCCTGGAGCGTATGGCCCTGGAGAACCACGGGCTTGCCCGCCGCATTTATGAGGATTCCGATGCCAATGTGCAGTTGCAG GGCTTCTATGAGGAGGTGGCCAACCCGCTGCTGACAGATGTGGAGGTGGAGTACCCTGAGAACGCCATCCTGGACCTCACCCAGAGCAGTTACCAGCACTTCTACGACGGCTCTGAGATTGTGGTGGCTGGGCGCCTTTCAGATGAGGACATGAACAGCTTTAAGGCGGACGTGAAGGGCCACGGG gccatCAACGACCTGACATTCACTGAGGAGCTGGACATGAAGGAGATGGAGAAGGCCCTGAAGGAGCGGGACTACATTTTTGGGAACTACATTGAGCGGCTCTGGGCCTACCTCACTATCGAGCAGCTGCTGGAGAAATG cAAGAATGCCCATGGCGAGGAGAAGGAGAACCTCACAGCCCAGGCCTTGGACCTGTCCCTCAAGTACCACTTCGTGACTCCACTGACCTCCATGGTGGTGACCAAGCCTGAGGACAACGAGAACAAGACAGCCATTGCCGACAAGCCTGGGGAAGGTGGGCACGGAGG CCCCG TGATCCCCTCCATGGCTTACCTGA CCAACTACCAGCCTCCCCAGACACCCTACTACG TGGATGGGGACCCCCACTTCATCATCCAAGTTCCAGAGAAGGATGATGCCATCTGCTTCAACATTGACGAAGACCCAGGCACAGTGCTGCGCCTCATTCAGGACCCTGTCACAG GCCTCACAGTTAACGGGCAGATCATTGGTGAGAAGAGAAGCAGCCTGGACTCCCAGACCAGAAAGACTTACTTTGGCAAGCTGGGCATTGCCAATGCTCAGATGGACTTCCAGATTGAGGTGACACCGGAGAGGATCACCCTGTGGCATGGGGCTGCACAGAGCACGTTCAGCTGGCTGGACACGGTCACGGTCACACAGGATGG ACTGTCTGTGACGATCGACAAGAAGAACATGGTGGTCTCCTTTGGAGATGGGCTTACTTTTGTGGTTGTCTTGCATCAGGTGTGGAAGAAACAGCCCATCCACCATGACTTCCTGGGCTTCTATGTGGTGGACAGTCATCGGATGTCAGCACAGACACATGGGCTGCTGG GACAATTCTTCCACCCCTTTGACTTTAAAGTGTCTGACGTCCACCCAGGCTCTGACCCCACAAAGCCAGATGCCACAATGGTGGTGAAGAACCATCGGCTGACAGTTACCCG gGGCTCCCAGAAGGACTACAGGAAGGACGTCAGCGTTGGCACAAAAGTTGCCTGCTGGTTCGTCCACAACAATGGGCAAGGGCTGATTGATGGCGTCCACAGCGACTACATTGTCCCCAGCCTGTTCTGA